The following proteins come from a genomic window of Mustela lutreola isolate mMusLut2 chromosome 6, mMusLut2.pri, whole genome shotgun sequence:
- the LOC131833307 gene encoding olfactory receptor 2B11-like: protein MNNSHPEEFILLGFSDRPWMDLPLFAVLLITYPMAMVGNVAIILVSRLDARLHSPMYFFLTNLSFLDMCYITSIVPQMLFNLGSARKTISYIGCAAQLYFFHLMGGTECLILAIMSFDRYVAICKPLHYTLIMNPRVCILLVSSVWLTGITYAVSEATATLQLPLCGLNKLDHLVCEIPVLIKAACGEKAANELTLSVVCIFMLAVPLCLILASYACIGHAVFKVKSSEGRRKAFGTCSSHLIVVFLFYGPAISMYLQPPSSISKDQPKFMALFYGVVTPALNPFIYTLRNKDVKGALANLVRGVFTSK from the coding sequence ATGAACAACAGCCATCCTGAAGAGTTTATTCTACTAGGTTTCTCAGACCGTCCTTGGATGGATCTTCCTCTCTTTGCTGTTCTTCTTATAACATACCCCATGGCCATGGTTGGAAATGTAGCCATTATTCTAGTGTCTAGGTTAGATGCCCGTCTGCACAgccccatgtatttcttcctcaCAAACCTCTCCTTCCTAGACATGTGCTACATCACAAGCATTGTCCCTCAGATGCTTTTTAACCTGGGAAGTGCTAGGAAGACAATCAGCTATATTGGCTGTGCGGCTCAgctttatttctttcacttaatgGGGGGCACAGAATGTCTGATTTTGGCTATCATGTCTTTTGATCGCTATGTGGCTATCTGCAAGCCTTTGCACTACACCCTCATCATGAACCCACGTGTCTGTATCCTGTTGGTATCCTCTGTGTGGCTGACTGGAATCACCTATGCTGTCTCAGAGGCCACTGCTACCTTACAGTTACCACTGTGTGGCCTCAATAAATTGGATCACTTGGTGTGTGAGATTCCTGTTCTGATAAAGGCTGCCTGTGGAGAAAAGGCTGCTAATGAGCTCACGCTCTCTGTGGTGTGTATTTTTATGTTAGCTGTTCCTCTGTGCTTAATTCTTGCTTCCTATGCTTGTATTGGACATGCTGTATTTAAAGTTAAGTCTtctgagggaaggaggaaggcctTTGGGACATGTTCCTCccacctcattgtagttttcttgttttatggTCCAGCCATTAGCATGTACCTTCAGCCCCCCTCTTCCATCTCAAAGGACCAGCCCAAGTTCATGGCACTCTTCTATGGAGTGGTGACACCTGCACTGAACCCTTTTATCTACACCCTGAGGAATAAGGATGTAAAGGGGGCATTAGCCAACCTAGTGAGGGGCGTATTCACTTCCAAGTGA